Below is a window of Ruegeria sp. THAF33 DNA.
TCCTGACTGACACGTGTCATGTTCGATCCGCTTCTGACCTGAAGGCAGATCGCGGTTTCAAGCGGGCCTTCGGCCTTGTACTGGGTCTGCCCCCAAAGGATCAGTCCACCCATCAGGAACAGGCCGACCACCAGAATGGTCAGCGCGTTCGAAGCAATGGCCCGCCACATTTAGTTGGCCTTTCCAAAGATCACGCTGGCATTGGTGCCGCCAAACCCGAACGAGTTCGACAGGGCCACGTTGATCTCGCGCTCACGCTTGGCGTTCGGGGCCAGATCAATCGGTGTCTCCACCGCGGGGTTGTCCAGGTTGATCGTCGGAGGTGCGACCTGATCGCGGATCGCCAGAATCGAGAAGATTGCCTCGATCGCCCCCGCTGCACCCAAAAGGTGCCCGGTTGCCGATTTGGTCGACGTCATGGTGGCGTTCGCGGCGTGGTCTCCCAGCAGACGTTCGACCGCACCCAGTTCGATCGTATCCGCCATAGTCGAAGTGCCATGGGCGTTGATGTAGTCCAAGTCCTTCGGCTCCAGCCCGGCGCTGCGCAACGCGGCTTTCATCGAACGTTCTGCCCCGTCACCATCCTCGGACGGTGCCGTGATGTGATATGCGTCGCCCGACATGCCATAGCCCAGCACCTCGGCGTAGATCTTTGCACCGCGGGCCTTTGCGTGTTCATACTCTTCCAGGATGACGATGCCCGCACCTTCGCCCATGACGAATCCGTCGCGGTCAACGTCATAGGGTCGGCTGGCCGCCTTCGGGTTGTCTGCATATTTGGTCGACAACGCCTTGCATGCGTTGAACCCGGCGATGCCGATTTCGCAGATGCAGCCTTCGCCGCCACCTGCAACCATGACGTCTGCGTCACCTGCCCGAATGATACGGCTGGCGTCACCGATTGCATGGGCACCGGTGGAACACGCCGTCACGACCGAATGGTTCGGCCCTTTGAAGCCGTGCCGGATCGACACCTGACCTGATGCCAGGTTGATCAGAGCGCCCGGAATAAAGAACGGTGAAACCCGGCGCGGGCCCTTGTCGCGGATCAGATTGGCGGTATTCGCGATCGAACCCAACCCCCCGATGCCCGAACCGATCAGAACACCTGTTCGCAGGCGGTCCTCTTCATCTTCCGGCAACCAGTTCGCATCCTTGCAGGCCATTTCCGCGGCTGCGATGGAATACAGGATAAAGTCCTCGATCTTGCGCTGCTCTTTCGGCGGCATCCAGTCATCGGGATTGAAGGTCCCGTTGGT
It encodes the following:
- the fabF gene encoding beta-ketoacyl-ACP synthase II, translating into MRRVVVTGLGLVTPLASGVEETWSRLLDGESGAGPITHFDAEGSGVATTYACEVPRGDGTNGTFNPDDWMPPKEQRKIEDFILYSIAAAEMACKDANWLPEDEEDRLRTGVLIGSGIGGLGSIANTANLIRDKGPRRVSPFFIPGALINLASGQVSIRHGFKGPNHSVVTACSTGAHAIGDASRIIRAGDADVMVAGGGEGCICEIGIAGFNACKALSTKYADNPKAASRPYDVDRDGFVMGEGAGIVILEEYEHAKARGAKIYAEVLGYGMSGDAYHITAPSEDGDGAERSMKAALRSAGLEPKDLDYINAHGTSTMADTIELGAVERLLGDHAANATMTSTKSATGHLLGAAGAIEAIFSILAIRDQVAPPTINLDNPAVETPIDLAPNAKREREINVALSNSFGFGGTNASVIFGKAN